A genomic stretch from Bosea sp. F3-2 includes:
- a CDS encoding alpha/beta hydrolase — protein MTTTTLNAPVGRSALPFIDRCHPDRPLVVNFYRPEGHQPNDPVVVVQHGMMRNGDDYRDFWIDAAEKHGLLIVAPTFPDAHFPKAEGYNNGLLVAEDGAIAPREQWLYAVPERVLDALRAGGVIDSPVIRIFGHSAGGQFVHRMLATEGGGLFAAAMASNPGWYTLPTLDRRFPEGLGGLGLDRGALACWLAYPMIIFAGDRDIVTDDPNLPAQAEALAQGPHRYGRAHFMLDFARAEAARLGMLCNWQLITVPGIGHDGAAMSRAAAAHWFEGGRIPPVEELGMQAEPVL, from the coding sequence ATGACCACCACCACCCTCAACGCGCCGGTCGGCCGCAGCGCGCTGCCCTTCATCGACCGCTGCCATCCGGACCGGCCGCTGGTCGTGAACTTCTACCGGCCGGAGGGCCACCAGCCGAACGATCCGGTCGTCGTCGTGCAGCATGGCATGATGCGCAACGGCGACGACTATCGCGATTTCTGGATCGACGCCGCCGAGAAGCACGGCCTGCTGATCGTTGCGCCGACCTTTCCCGACGCGCATTTCCCGAAGGCCGAAGGCTACAATAACGGCCTGCTGGTTGCCGAGGATGGCGCGATCGCCCCGCGCGAGCAGTGGCTCTACGCGGTGCCGGAGCGCGTGCTGGATGCGCTCCGTGCCGGCGGCGTGATTGATAGCCCGGTCATCCGCATCTTCGGCCATTCGGCCGGCGGGCAGTTCGTACACCGTATGCTGGCGACAGAGGGTGGCGGGCTCTTCGCGGCGGCGATGGCTTCGAACCCCGGCTGGTACACCCTGCCGACGCTCGATCGCCGCTTTCCGGAAGGGCTCGGCGGGCTCGGCCTCGACCGTGGTGCGCTTGCATGCTGGCTCGCCTATCCCATGATCATCTTCGCGGGGGACCGCGACATCGTCACCGACGATCCCAACCTGCCGGCGCAGGCCGAGGCGCTGGCGCAGGGGCCGCATCGCTACGGCCGCGCTCATTTCATGCTCGATTTCGCCCGGGCCGAGGCCGCGCGTCTCGGCATGCTCTGCAACTGGCAGCTGATCACCGTGCCGGGGATCGGCCATGACGGCGCGGCGATGTCACGCGCGGCGGCGGCCCACTGGTTCGAAGGCGGCCGGATTCCGCCGGTGGAGGAGCTTGGAATGCAGGCCGAACCGGTACTCTGA
- a CDS encoding outer membrane protein, translating into MSRTIPMAGLGLLALFAVPAAAADRPLPRTHEWPAYTAPRSYNWNGIYAGIHSGAAFDRFDGAAKKSRNEVLFGGQLGYNVQLGNMVFGMEGDASMSGTSNNSKRRGVGTSADMRYVSTLKARAGVAFDRVLVYGTGGLAYGNLKVSDGLLSKTKSKMGYVVGAGAEYGITDNLTAKLEYNYVSLGKQNFQFGNARSRIGVTEHLVKAGLNYRF; encoded by the coding sequence ATGTCTCGCACCATCCCGATGGCGGGTCTTGGCCTGCTGGCCTTGTTCGCGGTGCCTGCGGCGGCGGCGGATCGCCCCCTGCCGCGCACCCACGAGTGGCCGGCCTATACCGCGCCGCGCAGCTACAACTGGAACGGCATCTATGCCGGTATCCATTCCGGCGCAGCGTTCGACCGCTTCGACGGCGCCGCCAAGAAGAGCCGCAACGAAGTGCTGTTCGGCGGCCAGCTCGGCTACAACGTGCAGCTCGGCAACATGGTCTTCGGCATGGAAGGCGATGCGTCGATGAGCGGCACGAGCAACAACTCCAAGCGGAGAGGCGTCGGGACCAGCGCCGACATGCGCTATGTCAGCACGTTGAAGGCGCGCGCCGGTGTCGCCTTCGATCGCGTGCTGGTCTACGGCACGGGTGGTCTGGCCTATGGCAACCTGAAGGTGAGCGACGGCCTGCTCTCGAAAACCAAGAGCAAGATGGGCTATGTGGTTGGTGCCGGCGCCGAATACGGCATCACCGACAACCTCACCGCCAAGCTGGAATACAACTACGTCTCGCTCGGCAAGCAGAACTTCCAGTTTGGCAACGCCCGCAGCCGCATCGGCGTCACCGAGCATCTCGTCAAGGCCGGCCTGAACTACCGCTTCTGA
- a CDS encoding ABC transporter ATP-binding protein produces the protein MSAPIIELKGVTKHFRRNPTLAERILMATGRGKAPPVLRAVDGIDLSVKRGEVLGLVGESGCGKSTLARVVTGILKPTAGEVIYEQRPVAGLKGKERLDFLLKVQMIFQDPYASLDPRMKVSRIVGEALSVHKLLPKAEIDKAVDRALSEVGLDLAYRERYPHQFSGGQRQRIGIARALAVKPDFLVCDEPVSALDVSIQAQVVNLFMDVRECHGLTYLFVSHDLGLVRHISDRVAIMYLGRIVEVGRAAEIFAEPAHPYSAALIAAIPSAARRKRAFQPLKGELPSPLAPPPGCPFHPRCEQAMPVCREVRPKLIEIAPGRSAACHLHKAPEAA, from the coding sequence ATGAGCGCGCCCATCATCGAACTCAAGGGCGTCACCAAGCATTTCAGGCGTAATCCGACACTGGCGGAGCGCATCCTGATGGCGACCGGCCGTGGCAAGGCGCCGCCGGTGCTGCGCGCTGTCGACGGCATCGACCTCAGCGTCAAACGCGGCGAGGTGCTCGGCCTCGTCGGCGAATCCGGCTGCGGCAAGTCCACGCTGGCGCGTGTCGTCACCGGCATCCTGAAGCCGACTGCTGGTGAGGTGATCTACGAACAGCGGCCGGTGGCGGGCCTCAAGGGCAAGGAGCGTCTCGACTTCCTGCTCAAGGTCCAGATGATCTTCCAGGACCCCTACGCTTCGCTCGACCCGCGCATGAAGGTCAGCCGCATCGTCGGCGAGGCGCTGAGCGTCCACAAGCTGCTGCCGAAAGCCGAGATCGACAAGGCAGTGGACCGGGCGCTGAGCGAGGTCGGGCTCGATCTCGCCTATCGCGAGCGCTATCCGCATCAGTTCTCGGGCGGGCAGCGCCAGCGCATCGGCATCGCGCGGGCTCTTGCCGTGAAACCCGATTTCCTCGTCTGCGACGAGCCGGTTTCGGCGCTCGACGTCTCGATTCAGGCGCAGGTCGTCAACCTGTTCATGGATGTGCGCGAGTGCCACGGGCTGACCTACCTCTTCGTCAGCCACGATCTCGGTCTCGTCCGCCATATCAGCGACCGGGTCGCGATCATGTATCTCGGCCGCATCGTCGAGGTCGGGCGGGCGGCGGAAATCTTCGCCGAGCCGGCGCATCCCTACAGTGCCGCGCTGATCGCCGCGATTCCCTCGGCGGCACGACGCAAACGCGCCTTCCAGCCGCTCAAGGGCGAATTGCCCTCGCCGCTGGCGCCGCCGCCCGGCTGCCCCTTCCACCCGCGCTGCGAGCAGGCGATGCCGGTCTGCCGCGAGGTCCGGCCGAAGCTCATCGAGATCGCGCCCGGCCGCAGTGCTGCATGCCATCTGCACAAGGCTCCGGAGGCCGCATGA
- a CDS encoding ABC transporter permease has translation MTAYVLQRLIQSVLVLLAVSVVVFFAVYGIGDPIELLVSPSVSSAEREALIRRLGLDLPIWQQYFVFIGNALKGDLGRSFVHGVPAIELILARLPATFELVLLAMTLAIVTGVPLGLYAGLDPESRPSRIIMGSTVLGFSLPSFWKGMMLILLFAVLLGWLPTAGRGETVSVLGFKTSLLTLDGLKHLALPAINLAIPNMALMIRLVAAGTTETMTQDYVKYARAKGVRPRRIVGRHVLRNILIPVVTVVGIEFGSLVAFSTITETVFAWPGMGKLLIDSVYQLDRPVVVAYVLLATLLFVTVNFLVDILYAALDPRVKLTGEMA, from the coding sequence ATGACCGCCTATGTCCTGCAGCGGCTGATCCAGAGCGTCCTCGTGCTGCTCGCGGTCTCGGTCGTGGTTTTCTTCGCCGTCTACGGCATTGGCGATCCGATCGAGCTCCTGGTCTCGCCCTCGGTCAGCTCGGCCGAGCGCGAGGCGCTGATCCGGCGCCTCGGCCTCGATCTGCCGATCTGGCAGCAATATTTCGTCTTCATCGGCAACGCGCTGAAGGGCGATCTCGGCCGCTCCTTCGTGCATGGCGTGCCGGCGATCGAGCTCATCCTCGCCCGCCTGCCCGCGACCTTCGAGCTCGTGCTGCTGGCGATGACGCTGGCGATCGTCACCGGCGTGCCTCTCGGCCTCTATGCCGGGCTCGATCCGGAAAGCCGGCCCTCGCGCATCATCATGGGCAGCACCGTGCTCGGCTTCTCGCTGCCGAGCTTCTGGAAGGGCATGATGCTGATCTTGCTCTTCGCCGTGCTGCTCGGCTGGCTGCCGACGGCCGGGCGCGGCGAAACGGTCTCCGTGCTCGGCTTCAAGACCAGCCTGCTGACGCTGGACGGGCTGAAGCATCTCGCCCTGCCGGCGATCAACCTCGCCATTCCCAACATGGCGCTGATGATCCGCCTCGTCGCCGCCGGCACGACCGAGACGATGACGCAGGACTACGTCAAATACGCCCGCGCCAAGGGCGTGCGCCCCCGACGGATCGTCGGCCGGCATGTGCTGCGCAACATCCTGATTCCGGTTGTCACCGTGGTCGGCATCGAATTCGGCAGCCTCGTCGCCTTCTCGACCATCACCGAGACGGTTTTCGCCTGGCCGGGCATGGGCAAGCTCTTGATCGACTCGGTCTATCAGCTCGATCGGCCGGTCGTGGTCGCCTATGTGCTGCTGGCGACGCTGCTCTTCGTCACCGTCAACTTCCTCGTCGACATCCTCTATGCCGCGCTCGATCCGCGGGTGAAGCTGACGGGAGAGATGGCATGA
- a CDS encoding ABC transporter ATP-binding protein — protein sequence MSDPLLDVRGLRTVFHALDGAWPAVDGVDLSVARGEVLGLVGESGSGKSVTGFSLVRLIDPPGEIVAGTVSFGGEDLRAATEERLRDLRGDRIAMIFQDPLMTLNPVLSIGEQMSEAILEHRDCSRQEALAEAAKALARVGISSPEARLKQFPHEFSGGMRQRVAIATALLNAPDLIIADEPTTALDVTIQSQILFEVQKLARETGTAVLWITHDLAVVAELADRVAVMYAGRVVEIGPVDAVLDAPRHPYTLGLLNSSAANVAPGERLNQIDGVAPPIDARPSGCPFRPRCPRVRPICSEQDPATTEDGARSFRCHNPVPFGEAA from the coding sequence ATGAGTGATCCCCTGCTCGATGTCCGCGGGTTGCGGACGGTCTTTCATGCGCTCGACGGCGCCTGGCCCGCCGTCGACGGTGTCGATCTCAGCGTCGCGCGCGGCGAGGTGCTGGGGCTGGTCGGCGAGTCCGGTTCCGGCAAGTCGGTGACCGGTTTCTCGCTGGTCCGATTGATCGATCCGCCGGGCGAGATCGTCGCCGGTACGGTGAGCTTCGGCGGCGAGGACCTGCGCGCCGCGACCGAGGAGCGCTTGCGCGACCTGCGGGGCGACCGTATCGCCATGATCTTCCAGGATCCGCTGATGACGCTGAACCCGGTGCTCAGCATCGGCGAGCAGATGAGCGAGGCGATCCTGGAGCATCGCGACTGCAGCCGACAGGAGGCGCTGGCCGAGGCGGCCAAGGCGCTTGCGCGGGTCGGCATCTCCTCGCCCGAGGCGCGGCTTAAGCAGTTCCCGCATGAATTCTCCGGCGGCATGCGCCAGCGCGTCGCGATCGCGACCGCGCTGCTCAATGCCCCCGACCTGATCATCGCCGACGAGCCGACGACGGCGCTCGACGTCACCATCCAGAGCCAGATCCTGTTCGAGGTGCAGAAGCTCGCCCGCGAAACCGGCACGGCCGTGCTCTGGATCACCCACGACCTTGCCGTGGTCGCCGAGCTCGCAGATCGGGTGGCGGTGATGTATGCCGGCCGCGTCGTCGAGATCGGCCCGGTCGACGCGGTGCTCGATGCGCCGCGCCATCCCTATACGCTCGGGCTGCTCAACTCCTCTGCCGCCAATGTCGCGCCGGGCGAGCGACTGAACCAGATCGACGGCGTCGCGCCGCCTATCGATGCGCGCCCGAGCGGCTGCCCGTTCCGGCCGCGCTGCCCGCGCGTCCGGCCGATCTGCTCTGAGCAGGATCCGGCGACGACCGAGGACGGCGCCCGCAGCTTCCGCTGCCATAACCCTGTCCCGTTTGGAGAGGCGGCATGA
- a CDS encoding response regulator transcription factor, producing MRALIVEDEPDLMSFLSSLLTNAGLIVDRTTTIDAALAALRTAPFDIAIVDRRLPDGDGLSIVKALSADDTRPAFLILTARDAKTDVIEGLNGGADDYLVKPFEPGELLARLRVIVRRRHPRRSLVIAAGNLSLDLEGRSACVGSEPLDLRRREALILEALVQRVGRVVTRDVLIEAVYGFDDLIESNTLEAQISRLRRKLRDAGAQVEITSLRGIGYMLKTSEAVL from the coding sequence ATGCGCGCATTGATCGTCGAGGACGAGCCGGACCTGATGAGCTTCCTGTCCTCGCTTCTCACGAATGCGGGGCTGATCGTGGATCGCACCACGACGATCGATGCCGCATTGGCCGCCCTGCGGACGGCGCCCTTCGACATCGCCATCGTCGACCGGCGGCTGCCGGACGGCGACGGCCTGTCGATCGTCAAGGCGCTCAGCGCCGACGATACGCGCCCGGCCTTCCTGATCCTGACCGCACGCGACGCCAAGACCGATGTGATCGAAGGTCTCAATGGCGGGGCAGATGACTATCTGGTCAAGCCCTTCGAGCCGGGGGAACTGCTTGCGCGGCTGCGGGTGATCGTGCGGCGCCGCCATCCCAGGCGCTCGCTGGTCATCGCGGCCGGCAATCTCTCGCTCGACCTCGAGGGTCGCAGCGCCTGTGTCGGAAGCGAGCCTCTCGACCTGCGCCGGCGCGAGGCGCTGATCCTCGAAGCGCTCGTGCAGCGCGTCGGCCGCGTCGTCACCCGCGACGTGCTGATCGAGGCGGTCTATGGCTTCGATGACCTGATCGAATCGAACACGCTCGAAGCGCAGATCTCGCGGCTGCGCCGCAAGCTCCGGGACGCCGGAGCCCAGGTCGAGATCACTTCGCTGCGCGGCATCGGCTACATGCTGAAGACGAGCGAGGCGGTGCTCTAG
- a CDS encoding ABC transporter permease, protein MSAKTKTATVPAYADTKLREKVLRRIRSRPTTRGAAILLGIMVALALLAPVIAPQNPHDLAALSVMDNRLPPGETSMSGMTYWLGTDSQGRDMLSAILYGLRTSLMVGLSATLGALFIGISAGLLAAQFGGAVDAIIMRIVDFMLGFPSILVALVLLASIGRGVDKVILAIVLVQWAQYARLMRASALVERRKEYIEAALNFGLPTRHIMIAHLLPNSVGSVLVVASISVASAITLEATLSFLGVGVPVTQPSLGLLIANGFEFLLSGEYWIAVFPGIALVLLIVSLNLVGDRLRRSFNVRS, encoded by the coding sequence ATGAGCGCCAAGACGAAAACGGCCACCGTTCCCGCCTATGCCGACACGAAGCTGCGCGAGAAGGTGCTGCGCCGCATCCGCAGCCGGCCGACGACGCGGGGTGCTGCGATCCTGCTCGGCATCATGGTCGCGCTGGCTTTGCTGGCGCCGGTCATCGCGCCGCAGAACCCACACGACCTCGCCGCGCTCAGCGTGATGGACAACCGGCTGCCGCCGGGCGAGACCAGCATGAGCGGCATGACCTACTGGCTCGGCACGGATTCGCAGGGGCGGGACATGCTGAGCGCCATTCTCTACGGGCTGCGTACCAGCCTGATGGTCGGCCTTTCGGCGACGCTGGGGGCGCTCTTCATCGGGATTTCGGCCGGGCTTCTCGCCGCCCAGTTCGGCGGCGCGGTCGATGCCATCATCATGCGCATCGTCGATTTCATGCTCGGCTTCCCCTCGATCCTGGTCGCGCTCGTGCTGCTCGCCTCGATCGGGCGTGGCGTCGATAAGGTCATCCTCGCCATCGTGCTCGTGCAATGGGCGCAATATGCCCGGCTGATGCGCGCCTCCGCGCTGGTCGAGCGGCGCAAGGAATATATCGAGGCGGCGCTGAACTTCGGTTTGCCGACCCGGCACATCATGATCGCGCATCTGCTGCCGAATTCGGTCGGCTCGGTGCTCGTCGTCGCTTCGATCAGCGTCGCCAGCGCGATCACGCTGGAGGCGACGCTCTCCTTCCTCGGCGTTGGCGTTCCGGTGACGCAGCCCTCGCTCGGCTTGCTGATCGCTAACGGCTTCGAATTCCTGCTCTCGGGCGAATACTGGATCGCGGTCTTCCCGGGCATCGCACTGGTGCTGCTGATCGTCTCGCTCAACCTCGTCGGCGACCGGCTGCGCCGCAGCTTCAACGTGCGCTCATGA